The proteins below come from a single Balaenoptera acutorostrata chromosome 2, mBalAcu1.1, whole genome shotgun sequence genomic window:
- the LOC103018812 gene encoding alpha-aminoadipic semialdehyde dehydrogenase-like, whose product MGKTLVEGVGEVQEYMDICDYAVGLSRMIGGPILPSERPGHVLIEQWNPVGLVGIITAFNFPVAVYGWNNAIAMICGNACLWKGAPTTSLISVAVTKVIVKVLEDNKLPGAICSLTCGGADTGTAMAKDERMNLLSFTGSTQVGKQVALTVQESFGRSLLELGGNNAIIAFEDSDLSLVVPSALFAAVGTAGQRCTTARRLFLHESIHDEVVNRLKKAYVQIRVGNPWDSNVLYGPLHTKQAVSMFLGAVEEAKKEGGIMVYGGKVMDRPGNYVELTIVTGLDHNASIVHTETFAPILYVFKFKNEDEVFAWNNEVKQGLSSRIFTKDFSRIFRWLGPKGSDCGIVNVNIPTSGAEIGGAFGGEKHTGSGRESGSDAWKQYMRRSTCTINYSKDLPLAQGIKFQ is encoded by the coding sequence ATGGGGAAGACCTTAGTGGAAGGTGTGGGAGAAGTTCAAGAGTACATGGATATTTGTGATTATGCTGTTGGCTTATCTCGGATGATTGGAGGACCCATCCTGCCTTCTGAAAGACCTGGCCATGTACTCATTGAACAGTGGAATCCTGTAGGCCTGGTTGGAATCATAACTGCGTTCAACTTCCCTGTGGCGGTGTATGGCTGGAACAACGCCATCGCCATGATCTGTGGGAATGCCTGCCTTTGGAAAGGAGCTCCAACAACTTCCCTCATTAGTGTAGCTGTCACAAAGGTAATAGTCAAGGTTCTGGAGGACAACAAGCTGCCTGGTGCTATTTGTTCCTTGACTTGTGGTGGAGCGGATACTGGCACAGCCATGGCCAAAGATGAGCGAATGAACCTGCTGTCCTTCACTGGGAGCACTCAGGTGGGAAAACAAGTGGCTCTTACGGTGCAGGAGAGTTTTGGGAGAAGTTTATTAGAACTCGGAGGAAACAATGCAATTATAGCTTTTGAGGATTCAGACCTCAGCTTAGTCGTTCCCTCAGCTCTCTTTGCAGCCGTGGGGACAGCCGGCCAGAGGTGTACCACAGCGAGGCGCCTGTTTTTACATGAAAGCATTCATGATGAAGTTGTTAATAGACTTAAAAAGGCCTATGTACAGATCCGTGTTGGGAACCCGTGGGACTCTAATGTTCTCTATGGGCCACTCCACACCAAACAGGCAGTGAGCATGTTTCTTGGAGCAGTGgaggaagcaaagaaagaaggTGGCATCATGGTCTATGGTGGCAAGGTTATGGATCGCCCTGGAAATTATGTAGAACTGACAATTGTGACAGGCCTTGACCACAACGCGTCCATTGTACACACAGAGACTTTTGCCCCAATTCTTTATGTCTTTAAATTCAAGAATGAAGACGAGGTCTTTGCATGGAATAATGAAGTAAAACAGGGACTTTCAAGTCGCATCTTTACCAAGGATTTCAGCAGAATCTTTCGCTGGCTTGGCCCAAAAGGATCAGACTGTGGCATTGTAAACGTCAACATTCCAACGAGTGGGGCTGAGATTGGAGGTGCATTTGGAGGAGAGAAGCACACTGGCAGTGGCAGGGAGTCTGGTAGTGATGCCTGGAAACAGTACATGAGAAGATCTACTTGTACCATCAACTACAGTAAGGACCTGCCTCTGGCCCAAGGAATCAAGTTTCAGTAA